The Pseudomonas asiatica genome has a segment encoding these proteins:
- a CDS encoding BCCT family transporter, protein MSHKNKKIDVFLITVSLIAVLLTVIGLAAFPAQAESAANQLFELSTRTFGTSVQVLVFGSTLAVLYLAFSKYGNIRLGSGKPEYATATWVFMFICAGMGSSTLYWGVMEWAYYYQTPGLNIAAASPKALEYSVGYSFFHWGISAWSIYALASLAMAYHFHVRKKSGLNLASIVEAVTGFKATGPVGRSVDLIFLLTMMGALTVSLALTASTLTRGLHDLAGTPDTFTVQLLVIGGVAVMFSLSSYIGIDGGLQRLSKMVCIGALVFAAVVLLVGPTQFTINNTANSIGLMIQNYVHMSLFTDPAGDGAFTRNWTVFYWLWWVSYAPGVAMFVTRVSRGRQIKEVVLALLLGGSFGCWFFFGALESYSMHQFITGAVDVPKMLAEQGGESAVTHLLLALPWGQVFLGVYLFIMAIFCASHMDAAAYAVAATSTRNLREGDDPTPTHRLFWCVVLTLVPLAMLFAKASLSTMKTAVVLTAIPFMVILLVKIYGFFKWMIADYGQVSAHLIDEEAARMAGEEPTEQAPRSAAAVH, encoded by the coding sequence ATGTCGCACAAGAATAAAAAGATTGATGTGTTCCTGATTACCGTGAGCCTGATTGCCGTGCTGCTCACCGTGATCGGCCTTGCAGCCTTCCCCGCCCAGGCGGAAAGCGCCGCCAACCAGTTGTTCGAACTGTCCACCCGCACCTTCGGTACCAGCGTGCAGGTGCTGGTGTTCGGCAGTACCCTGGCCGTGCTGTACCTGGCCTTCAGCAAGTACGGCAACATCCGCCTGGGCAGCGGCAAGCCTGAATACGCCACCGCCACCTGGGTGTTCATGTTCATCTGCGCCGGCATGGGCTCGTCGACCCTGTACTGGGGCGTGATGGAATGGGCCTACTACTACCAGACCCCAGGCCTGAACATCGCCGCGGCCAGCCCCAAGGCGCTCGAGTACAGCGTTGGCTACTCGTTCTTCCACTGGGGCATCAGCGCCTGGTCGATCTATGCCCTGGCCTCGCTGGCCATGGCCTACCACTTCCATGTGCGCAAGAAGAGCGGCCTGAACCTGGCCTCGATCGTCGAAGCGGTGACCGGCTTCAAGGCTACCGGGCCGGTAGGCCGTAGCGTCGACCTGATCTTCCTGCTGACCATGATGGGCGCGCTGACCGTGTCGCTGGCCCTCACCGCCTCCACCCTCACCCGCGGCCTGCACGACCTGGCCGGCACCCCGGACACCTTCACCGTGCAGCTGCTGGTGATCGGTGGCGTGGCAGTGATGTTCTCGCTCAGTTCCTACATCGGCATCGATGGCGGCCTGCAGCGCCTGAGCAAGATGGTGTGCATCGGCGCGCTGGTGTTCGCCGCGGTGGTCCTGCTGGTCGGCCCGACCCAGTTCACCATCAACAACACCGCCAACTCGATTGGCCTGATGATCCAGAACTACGTGCACATGAGCCTGTTCACCGACCCAGCCGGCGACGGTGCCTTCACCCGCAACTGGACGGTGTTCTACTGGCTGTGGTGGGTGTCGTACGCACCAGGCGTGGCCATGTTCGTAACCCGCGTTTCGCGCGGCCGGCAGATCAAGGAAGTGGTGCTGGCCCTGCTGCTGGGTGGCAGCTTCGGTTGCTGGTTCTTCTTCGGCGCGCTGGAAAGCTACAGCATGCACCAGTTCATCACCGGTGCGGTGGATGTACCGAAGATGCTCGCCGAACAAGGCGGCGAATCGGCCGTGACCCACCTGCTGCTGGCGTTGCCATGGGGCCAGGTGTTCCTCGGTGTGTACCTGTTCATCATGGCCATCTTCTGTGCCTCGCACATGGATGCCGCAGCCTATGCGGTAGCCGCCACCAGCACCCGCAACCTGCGTGAAGGCGACGACCCGACACCGACCCACCGCCTGTTCTGGTGCGTGGTACTGACTCTGGTGCCACTGGCCATGCTGTTCGCCAAGGCCTCGCTGTCGACCATGAAGACCGCCGTGGTGCTGACCGCCATCCCGTTCATGGTGATCCTGCTGGTGAAGATCTACGGCTTCTTCAAGTGGATGATCGCCGACTACGGCCAGGTATCGGCCCACCTGATCGACGAAGAAGCGGCCCGCATGGCTGGCGAAGAGCCAACCGAGCAGGCCCCGCGCAGCGCCGCTGCGGTGCACTGA
- a CDS encoding aromatic ring-hydroxylating oxygenase subunit alpha — MNDFKRLPADFCANADEAFTIPANFYTQAAVFEHEKEAIFARSWICVGHRSEVAENNAYITREVIGESIIVVRGRDSVLRAFYNVCPHRGHQLLSGSGKAKNVITCPYHAWTFKLDGELAHARNCDNVVNFDKENSTLVQLRVEEYAGFIFINMDMDAGSVEDQLPGMQARMREACAVIDDLHLAARFVSDTPANWKSIVDNYLECYHCAPAHPGFSDSVDVGQYSHSLHGNWTLQYGLAKPSEQSFKFDENVKDPSFAGFWAWPCTMFNVPPGANFMTVIYEFPVDAETTLQHYDIYFLNKDISEEQQKLIDWYREVFRPEDLRLVESVQKGLKSRGYRGQGRIMADRERSGMSEHGIAHFHNLIAVAHLDD; from the coding sequence ATGAACGACTTCAAACGCCTGCCCGCCGATTTCTGCGCGAACGCCGACGAGGCCTTCACCATCCCCGCCAATTTCTACACCCAGGCCGCGGTGTTCGAGCACGAGAAGGAAGCGATCTTCGCTCGCAGCTGGATCTGCGTGGGCCACCGGAGTGAAGTGGCGGAGAACAACGCCTACATCACCCGCGAAGTGATAGGCGAAAGCATCATCGTCGTACGTGGCCGTGACAGCGTACTGCGCGCGTTCTACAACGTCTGCCCGCACCGCGGTCACCAGTTGCTCAGCGGCAGCGGCAAGGCCAAGAACGTCATCACCTGCCCGTACCACGCCTGGACCTTCAAGCTCGACGGCGAACTGGCCCACGCCCGCAACTGCGACAACGTGGTCAACTTCGACAAGGAAAACTCCACCCTGGTGCAGCTGCGCGTAGAGGAATACGCCGGTTTCATCTTCATCAACATGGACATGGACGCAGGCTCGGTAGAAGACCAGTTGCCAGGCATGCAGGCACGCATGCGTGAAGCCTGCGCGGTGATCGACGACCTGCACCTGGCCGCGCGCTTCGTCAGCGACACCCCGGCCAACTGGAAGTCGATCGTCGACAACTACCTGGAGTGCTACCACTGCGCCCCTGCCCACCCGGGCTTCTCCGACTCGGTGGACGTTGGCCAGTACAGCCACAGCCTGCACGGCAACTGGACCCTGCAATACGGCCTGGCCAAGCCTTCGGAGCAGTCGTTCAAGTTCGACGAGAATGTGAAAGACCCATCGTTCGCCGGTTTCTGGGCCTGGCCTTGCACCATGTTCAACGTGCCGCCAGGAGCCAACTTCATGACCGTGATCTACGAGTTCCCGGTCGATGCCGAAACCACCCTGCAGCACTACGACATCTACTTCCTCAACAAGGACATCAGCGAGGAGCAGCAGAAGCTGATCGACTGGTACCGCGAAGTGTTCCGCCCGGAAGACCTGCGCCTGGTCGAAAGCGTGCAGAAGGGCCTGAAGTCCCGTGGCTACCGAGGCCAGGGCCGGATCATGGCCGACCGCGAGCGCAGCGGCATGAGCGAACACGGCATTGCCCACTTCCACAACCTGATCGCCGTGGCCCACCTCGACGATTGA
- a CDS encoding PDR/VanB family oxidoreductase: protein MANTYEMFSVHVTAVEQATPLIKRFTLAREDGAAMPAFTGGSHVIVQMHGTDGSQFSNAYSLMSDPRDTRSYQIGVRLEEQSKGGSAFMHQQVEVGTRLTISSPNNLFALDPTAGRHVLIAGGIGITPFLAQLHELEGASADYELHYAFRAPEHGAFQDQLANGPHAANTRFYIDSLDRKLDLATLCAGLDEQAHLYVCGPKPLIDAVIACAAQAGIAEHRVHWEQFAATPVTGSAFTVVLAQSGVELQVEEGMTILQAIEKSKAAKVECLCREGVCGTCETAILEGEAEHYDQYLSDEEKAAQQSIMLCVSRARSARLVLDL from the coding sequence ATGGCCAACACATATGAAATGTTCAGCGTGCACGTTACCGCAGTGGAACAAGCCACGCCGCTGATCAAGCGCTTTACCCTGGCCCGCGAAGACGGCGCGGCGATGCCCGCCTTCACCGGTGGCAGCCACGTCATCGTGCAGATGCACGGCACCGACGGCAGCCAGTTCAGCAACGCCTACTCGTTGATGAGCGACCCGCGCGACACCCGCAGCTACCAGATTGGCGTGCGCCTGGAGGAGCAGTCCAAGGGCGGCTCGGCGTTCATGCACCAGCAGGTGGAAGTGGGCACCCGCCTGACCATTTCCTCGCCCAACAACCTGTTCGCGCTGGACCCGACCGCCGGCCGCCATGTGCTGATTGCCGGCGGCATCGGCATTACCCCGTTCCTGGCGCAACTGCATGAACTGGAAGGCGCCAGTGCCGACTACGAACTGCACTATGCCTTCCGCGCGCCGGAGCACGGGGCGTTCCAGGACCAGCTGGCCAACGGGCCGCACGCCGCCAACACCCGTTTCTACATCGACAGCCTCGATCGCAAGCTCGACCTGGCCACCCTGTGCGCGGGGCTGGACGAGCAGGCGCACCTGTACGTGTGCGGCCCCAAACCACTGATCGACGCGGTCATCGCCTGCGCCGCCCAGGCCGGCATTGCCGAGCACCGCGTGCATTGGGAACAGTTTGCCGCCACTCCGGTCACCGGCAGTGCCTTTACCGTGGTGCTGGCGCAGTCGGGTGTGGAGTTGCAGGTTGAAGAAGGCATGACCATCCTGCAGGCCATCGAGAAGTCCAAAGCCGCCAAGGTCGAGTGCCTGTGCCGCGAAGGCGTGTGCGGCACCTGCGAGACGGCCATCCTCGAGGGTGAAGCCGAGCATTACGACCAGTACCTGAGCGACGAAGAAAAGGCTGCCCAGCAGAGCATCATGCTGTGCGTCTCGCGTGCTCGCTCGGCGCGGTTGGTGCTGGACCTGTAA
- a CDS encoding helix-turn-helix domain-containing protein: MLENSFAFRLKELLEHHKLTLQAVGTALGISRTAVHKWTRGGEIDYDNLRKLADFLKVNWIWLRYGDEALQNIQQPQVVELPMTDLRRRLTAEIMESETRMKLAQEGARIVTWEWNLISDEVTYSPNVEQVYGWPVHHNEDFWKHLPGEDVQHMQAMYAEAVAKGSGCECDFRITRPDGEVRWISSRATVVRDSAGRSVKMVGISMDNTERQMAQQALSQSEERFRTIFELAWGALAYIDPDGTWQRVNNSLCELLGYRAEELYGMTFQQITHADDLAQNLQLLQRMLAGETERYEVEKRVRHKNGEYIWVRARTSLQRRDNGEPEHLISVFEDISAERQEHERLQAHIAALEARLAAS, from the coding sequence ATGTTGGAAAACAGCTTCGCCTTCCGCCTCAAGGAACTGCTCGAGCATCACAAGCTGACCCTGCAAGCCGTGGGCACGGCCTTGGGCATTTCGCGCACTGCGGTGCACAAGTGGACCCGTGGCGGCGAGATCGACTACGACAACCTGCGCAAGCTGGCCGACTTTCTCAAGGTCAACTGGATCTGGCTGCGCTATGGCGACGAGGCGCTGCAGAACATCCAGCAACCACAGGTGGTCGAGCTGCCGATGACCGATCTGCGCCGGCGCCTGACGGCCGAGATCATGGAAAGCGAAACGCGCATGAAACTGGCCCAGGAAGGCGCACGCATCGTCACCTGGGAATGGAACCTGATCAGCGACGAGGTCACCTACTCGCCCAATGTCGAGCAGGTATATGGCTGGCCGGTGCACCATAACGAAGACTTCTGGAAACACCTGCCGGGCGAAGACGTGCAGCACATGCAGGCGATGTATGCCGAGGCAGTGGCCAAGGGCAGCGGCTGCGAGTGCGACTTCCGCATCACCCGCCCCGACGGTGAAGTACGCTGGATCTCCTCCCGCGCCACGGTGGTACGCGACAGCGCCGGGCGATCGGTGAAGATGGTCGGCATCAGCATGGACAACACCGAGCGCCAGATGGCCCAGCAGGCCTTGAGCCAAAGCGAGGAACGCTTCCGCACGATCTTCGAGCTGGCCTGGGGCGCCCTCGCCTACATCGACCCCGACGGCACCTGGCAACGGGTCAACAACAGCCTGTGCGAGCTGCTGGGCTACCGTGCCGAGGAGCTGTACGGCATGACCTTCCAGCAGATCACCCACGCCGATGACCTGGCGCAGAACCTGCAATTGCTACAGCGCATGCTGGCCGGCGAAACCGAGCGTTACGAAGTGGAAAAACGCGTACGCCACAAGAACGGCGAGTACATCTGGGTACGCGCCCGCACCTCGCTGCAACGTCGCGACAACGGCGAGCCGGAGCACCTGATCAGCGTGTTCGAAGACATCAGCGCCGAGCGCCAGGAACATGAACGGCTGCAGGCGCACATTGCCGCGCTGGAGGCAAGACTGGCTGCTTCGTGA